From Acinetobacter lwoffii, a single genomic window includes:
- a CDS encoding FKBP-type peptidyl-prolyl cis-trans isomerase, whose amino-acid sequence MINELEIIDLKVGEGKEAVKGALITTHYTGWLEDGTKFDSSIDRGNYFETVIGTGRVIKGWDQGILGMKVGGKRKLMVPAHLAYGERKMGKVIPANSNLIFEIELFDVKTRD is encoded by the coding sequence ATGATCAACGAACTTGAAATTATTGATTTAAAAGTAGGTGAAGGTAAAGAAGCGGTGAAAGGTGCCTTAATTACCACGCACTATACTGGCTGGCTGGAAGATGGAACCAAGTTTGATTCTTCTATTGACCGTGGTAATTATTTTGAAACCGTCATTGGCACAGGTCGTGTAATCAAAGGCTGGGATCAGGGGATTCTGGGAATGAAAGTTGGCGGTAAGCGTAAACTGATGGTGCCTGCACATTTGGCCTATGGCGAACGTAAAATGGGTAAAGTCATTCCAGCCAATTCTAACCTGATTTTTGAAATTGAACTGTTTGATGTAAAAACACGTGATTAA